A part of Anolis sagrei isolate rAnoSag1 chromosome 3, rAnoSag1.mat, whole genome shotgun sequence genomic DNA contains:
- the LOC132770092 gene encoding thyroid hormone-inducible hepatic protein-like yields MEGYFAAVRKMEQTVMFPSLLLGVSLENQDDKDLHEYYSLLKSIKLAAEGGLAPLKEKSLSEEEGKEEADLEGLFHFHVSCLHHILTRLTSMANTVTSKYNEIMGQIGQNEFSLRW; encoded by the coding sequence ATGGAAGGCTACTTTGCCGCCGTCCGCAAGATGGAACAAACGGTGATGTTCCCCAGTCTTCTATTGGGAGTCTCCTTGGAGAACCAGGACGACAAAGACTTGCACGAATATTACAGCCTCCTCAAATCCATCAAGTTGGCGGCAGAAGGAGGCTTGGctcctctgaaagagaagagccTCAGCgaagaggaaggcaaggaggaggcAGACCTTGAAGGACTCTTTCATTTCCACGTGTCCTGTTTGCACCACATCCTGACGCGACTGACCAGCATGGCCAACACCGTAACATCCAAATACAACGAAATCATGGGGCAGATCGGCCAGAATGAATTTTCTCTCCGGTGGTGA